One region of Chanodichthys erythropterus isolate Z2021 chromosome 17, ASM2448905v1, whole genome shotgun sequence genomic DNA includes:
- the LOC137004673 gene encoding LOW QUALITY PROTEIN: piggyBac transposable element-derived protein 2-like (The sequence of the model RefSeq protein was modified relative to this genomic sequence to represent the inferred CDS: substituted 2 bases at 2 genomic stop codons) produces MYYFEVSLSWFTSPELIVELKKMGILTVATINRNRLRGCTLNSDKELSKAGRGAYEVKYEKTSGMSIVKWYDNKAVLLASSFIGPEPVERCRRWSKEKKEYVEVDRPHIVKVYNHNMGGVDLADMFAALYRIDIRPRRWYLRILYYLIDRSLVYGWLLYRPHLTQKQEKRYMPLLDFCVQVADALIXVGXQADLISRKRGRPSLEDDPTSLQAAPPPPPLQRISAPSVDVRLDQCDHFPIHAEKRGRCRLCKNGYTQMACLKCKVLLCFTKDKNCFLENHTTK; encoded by the coding sequence ATGTATTACTTTGAGGTGTCACTGAGCTGGTTCACTTCCCCTGAACTCATTGTGGAACTGAAGAAAATGGGAATTCTAACAGTTGCTACCATCAATCGTAACCGTCTCCGTGGATGTACCCTCAACAGTGACAAGGAACTCTCAAAGGCCGGGCGTGGTGCATATGAAGTGAAATACGAAAAGACAAGTGGGATGTCCATTGTGAAGTGGTATGATAACAAGGCAGTGTTGCTTGCATCATCCTTCATTGGACCTGAACCTGTTGAGAGATGCAGAAGGTGGTCGAAAGAGAAGAAGGAATATGTGGAAGTGGACAGACCCCACATTGTCAAGGTGTACAACCACAACATGGGAGGAGTAGACTTAGCAGACATGTTTGCAGCTCTCTATCGCATTGACATCCGCCCACGTCGTTGGTATCTGCGCATCTTGTACTACTTGATTGACCGATCACTGGTCTATGGTTGGCTCCTCTATCGCCCTCATCTCACCCAGAAGCAGGAGAAGAGGTATATGCCACTTCTTGACTTCTGTGTTCAAGTTGCAGATGCCCTCATCTAGGTTGGCTAACAGGCTGACTTGATCAGTAGGAAAAGAGGACGACCGTCATTGGAAGATGATCCAACGTCCCTTCAAGCTGCCCCACCTCCACCTCCACTTCAGAGGATCTCTGCACCATCAGTTGATGTCAGATTAGACCAATGCGATCATTTCCCCATCCATGCTGAGAAACGTGGACGATGCAGACTGTGCAAGAATGGCTACACGCAAATGGCCTGCCTGAAGTGCAAAGTACTTCTGTGCtttacaaaagacaaaaactgTTTCTTGGAGAACCACACGACAAAGTGA